A genomic window from Silene latifolia isolate original U9 population chromosome Y, ASM4854445v1, whole genome shotgun sequence includes:
- the LOC141632360 gene encoding uncharacterized protein LOC141632360: protein MLNTHTSLDQRVYNAPTSDEVAAVWLDNTMLQENESPHIVAYRRAETTHQIKHFYGCYDPLQYPLLLPKGKSGWHQGLKKVSTPTMDASTSSLFPLSATVNEEPESLIEDAARRHTKADKRISCREYYAYKLQIRPGNLLLRGGRFFQQFIVDMYVKVENTRLDFIRLNQDTIRADLYQGILDTLELGENSASNVGRRMIPPPSFLGGPRDMRRHYLNAMALVQKYGKPDIFLTMTCNPNWIEIKTELTPGEKAHNRPDLVARIFHAKLTALRKEIMERKVFGEVVAVINVVEFQKRGLPHAHFLIILRGDDKIRNPESFDRYVSVEIPSRENPHLRGAVLRHMMHGPCGKEFPKCQYMQLKKDSLLEMSSN from the exons ATGCTAAACACTCATACTAGCCTTGACCAACGTGTGTATAATGCTCCAACGTCGGATGAGGTGGCCGCAGTGTGGCTCGACAATACAATGTTGCAAGAAAATGAGAGCCCACACATCGTTGCCTACAGGAGAGCTGAAACAACACACCAGATTAAGCATTTTTACGGATGCTATGACCCGCTGCAATATCCATTGCTACTGCCGAAGGGGAAAAGTGGGTGGCACCAGGGTTTGAAGAAGGTTTCCACCCCAACTATGGATGCTTCAACCAGTTCTTTGTTCCCTTTATCAGCAACTGTAAATGAAGAACCTGAAAGTTTAATAGAAG ATGCTGCTAGGAGACACACCAAAGCTGACAAACGTATATCATGCAGAGAATATTATGCATATAAGTTACAAATTCGACCTGGTAACTTGCTTCTTCGAGGAGGAAGGTTTTTCCAGCAATTCATTGTGGATATGTACGTCAAAGTTGAAAACACGCGCCTTGACTTTATACGATTAAACCAAGATACTATTCGTGCTGATCTGTACCAAGGGATCTTGGACACCCTAGAGCTTGGGGAAAATAGTGCATCAAATGTCGGGAGAAGGATGATACCGCCACCATCTTTTCTTGGAGGGCCACGTGACATGAGACGTCATTACTTAAACGCAATGGCTCTCGTTCAAAAATACGGCAAACCTGACATATTCCTGACAATGACATGCAATCCTAACTGGATTGAAATCAAAACAGAACTGACGCCTGGGGAGAAGGCACATAATAGACCAGACTTAGTTGCGCGGATATTCCATGCTAAATTGACAGCGTTAAGAAAAGAAATAATGGAGAGAAAGGTATTTGGGGAAGTTGTTGCCGTCATAAATGTTGTGGAATTTCAGAAGCGTGGCCTCCCTCACGCACATTTTCTAATTATACTCAGAGGAGATGACAAGATAAGAAACCCGGAGAGTTTTGACAGATACGTCTCTGTAGAGATACCTTCACGAGAAAACCCACATTTGAGAGGTGCTGTTTTACGCCATATGATGCACGGACCATGTGGAAAGGAATTTCCTAAGTGCCAATACATGCAGTTAAAGAag